One Borreliella chilensis DNA window includes the following coding sequences:
- a CDS encoding chemotaxis protein — protein sequence MLLKLKYRFVGFLLLFLIFILLLFSMIFNFVLCGYLEDYYKQLTRAQVRRAAFSTQSFLDTLYVIINGAASNLALETISEFSNFENRGKDFSESELVDLRKNSKFVIDSVKMNKKYRQCLYNFMVSLKNDTFFEEFAFFDFEGRIIVSTRHENNMDFGHSEANTNYFKKAVEDYKQNQLKFIGWYSNLSEGISAEVAIRSRQSEKKAFAIIVPVYSPEDKLVCGYLAGYLLNDILADNFDRFRFGFYKRGNFIYVDPNNLAVNPFEEYNETSRVSSKFLNILKDVFSKPPLPSNIPTEVSVYTIDRILFSEMGEDCYYALLPISSKLGEKSGVLIARLPYKDIYGVISSLRFKYVLYSVLGLVVLSIILSMRIDKIISFRLNTIRILVQDMVKGNLDKDYALDDGDDISDELGMLSLQVVKMKKAISIAIASVLRNISYVNKASLEVASSSQNLSSSALQQASALEEMSANVEQIASGVNMSANNSYETEQIALKTNENSHIGGKAVEESVIAMQDIVEKVSVIEEIARKTNLLALNAAIEAARAGDEGKGFAVVASEIRKLADLSKISALEIGELVEDNSKVATEAGLIFKEMLPEIEETANLVKKISEGSSKQSDQIAQFKMALDQVGEVVQSSASSSEQLSSMSDKMLEKSKELRQSVLFFKIKDSTIGNLENGDYDFSLMDCPENSFKDQNQNLQNNGISTLSGSKHNNYSFNVEDEPSVRTINKRVDPKKAIDIADKDLNFDDDFSEF from the coding sequence TTTTTGTTATTGTTTTTAATTTTTATACTGTTACTTTTTTCTATGATTTTTAATTTTGTTTTATGCGGATATTTAGAAGATTATTATAAACAGCTTACAAGGGCGCAAGTAAGAAGGGCAGCTTTCTCTACGCAGTCTTTTTTGGACACTCTATATGTCATAATCAATGGAGCAGCTTCTAATTTAGCGCTTGAAACTATATCAGAATTTTCGAATTTTGAAAATAGAGGGAAAGATTTTTCAGAGTCCGAATTGGTGGATTTAAGAAAAAATTCAAAGTTTGTTATTGATTCTGTAAAGATGAATAAAAAATATCGTCAATGCTTATATAATTTTATGGTTAGTCTTAAAAATGATACTTTTTTTGAGGAATTTGCTTTTTTTGATTTTGAAGGAAGAATAATTGTTAGTACAAGGCATGAAAATAATATGGATTTTGGTCATTCTGAGGCAAATACTAATTATTTTAAAAAGGCGGTTGAGGATTATAAGCAAAACCAATTAAAATTTATAGGTTGGTATTCAAATCTTTCTGAAGGAATATCTGCAGAGGTTGCTATTAGGTCTAGGCAAAGCGAAAAAAAAGCTTTCGCAATAATTGTGCCTGTATACTCTCCAGAAGATAAGCTTGTTTGCGGATATTTAGCCGGATATTTACTTAATGATATTTTGGCAGATAATTTTGATAGATTTAGATTTGGTTTTTACAAAAGAGGTAATTTTATTTATGTAGATCCTAATAATTTAGCAGTTAATCCTTTTGAAGAATACAATGAAACTAGTAGAGTTAGTTCTAAATTTTTAAATATCCTTAAAGATGTTTTTTCCAAGCCACCGCTTCCATCAAATATTCCTACTGAAGTGTCAGTTTATACTATTGATCGAATTCTTTTCTCCGAAATGGGGGAAGACTGTTATTATGCATTATTGCCCATAAGCAGCAAATTAGGAGAAAAAAGTGGAGTTCTTATTGCTAGACTTCCCTATAAAGATATTTATGGAGTGATATCTAGTTTAAGGTTTAAGTATGTCTTATATTCTGTCTTAGGTCTTGTTGTATTAAGCATTATTCTTTCGATGAGAATAGACAAGATTATTAGTTTTCGTTTAAATACAATTAGAATTTTGGTTCAAGATATGGTTAAGGGGAATTTGGATAAGGATTATGCTCTTGATGATGGTGATGATATTTCTGATGAGCTTGGTATGTTAAGTCTTCAGGTTGTAAAAATGAAAAAAGCCATTTCTATAGCAATTGCCAGCGTTTTGAGGAATATTAGCTATGTGAATAAGGCTAGTCTAGAAGTGGCCAGCTCAAGTCAAAATTTAAGCTCTAGTGCGCTGCAACAGGCATCTGCTCTTGAAGAGATGTCAGCCAATGTTGAGCAAATAGCGTCTGGTGTTAATATGAGTGCGAATAATTCCTATGAAACGGAGCAGATAGCTTTAAAGACCAATGAAAATTCTCATATAGGTGGCAAGGCCGTTGAGGAATCTGTTATTGCTATGCAAGATATTGTAGAGAAAGTTAGTGTTATTGAAGAAATAGCGAGAAAGACTAATTTACTTGCATTGAATGCAGCCATTGAAGCTGCAAGAGCAGGCGATGAAGGTAAAGGATTTGCTGTTGTGGCTAGCGAGATTAGAAAGTTAGCTGATCTCAGTAAAATTTCGGCTCTTGAGATTGGAGAGTTAGTTGAAGACAACTCTAAGGTGGCTACTGAAGCGGGATTAATATTTAAAGAGATGTTGCCCGAAATAGAGGAAACAGCTAATCTTGTTAAGAAGATTTCCGAAGGCAGTTCTAAGCAGAGCGATCAAATTGCTCAGTTTAAAATGGCCTTAGATCAGGTTGGAGAAGTTGTTCAGTCATCAGCTTCAAGTAGCGAGCAACTTTCTAGCATGTCCGATAAAATGCTTGAAAAATCCAAGGAGCTCAGACAGTCTGTATTATTTTTCAAAATTAAAGACTCTACAATTGGTAATCTAGAAAATGGTGATTATGATTTTAGTTTAATGGATTGTCCTGAAAATTCTTTTAAAGATCAAAATCAAAATTTGCAAAATAATGGAATTTCGACCTTAAGTGGTAGTAAGCATAATAATTATTCTTTTAATGTTGAAGACGAGCCTTCTGTAAGAACTATTAATAAGCGAGTTGATCCTAAAAAAGCTATTGATATTGCTGATAAGGATTTGAATTTTGATGATGATTTCTCAGAGTTTTGA
- a CDS encoding chemotaxis protein — translation MKLKARMLLLVLILIAFFISILFFVFGMLINSKLVDQQFDLMINLIGNIRSSFNIYISSMEEKVRVSSMYFNSAEKFNEDSKIRSKRLGFISDQSEILVQTGSNMMVTNKEGEIVFTTAVKDNSDFGKSIGDREYFIKLKESQSIVYNSFVMLSDPGSIEESLVRNISKIKNKKGQIPYILIGIPLRDFGTGDIFGYFMFFYSMDYIHRSFRGINFGILSSGRALAYDATGRFVVHHTALPGDVLTDLSASYSNILKKTSEELLQKNREISTVYYYDPNTSKKYVGISQKVVLNLSNSKFIVLMRTSEDDFYYMSRATSLILGISFAFTLLILAIATLYLVKKLSSSLNKILEYSERLASGNFTADVNFEKWDALELYSLHEGLEQLRTNFSSVAKGVIENLDYLYENAIQIANASQNLSSGAVEQASTLEQMTANIEQISQGVSENTENASTTEKIAVNTNERTKEGHKSVVKAIEAMTIITEKIGIIDEITRQTNLLALNASIEAARVGEKGKGFEVVAAEVRKLADQSKESAREIIDIANRSLTVASRAGENFEQIVPGMEQTARLVKNISNESSKQSVQIEQFKNAIEQVSQLVQTTASSSEELSAMSEKMLESVKDLKESVDYFKVEK, via the coding sequence ATGAAGTTGAAAGCTAGGATGTTGCTGCTTGTTCTTATTCTGATAGCATTCTTTATATCAATTTTATTTTTTGTGTTTGGAATGTTAATTAATAGTAAATTGGTAGATCAACAATTTGATCTGATGATAAATCTTATTGGAAACATTAGAAGTTCTTTTAATATTTATATTTCTTCAATGGAAGAAAAAGTTAGGGTTAGTTCCATGTACTTCAATTCTGCTGAAAAATTTAATGAAGATAGTAAGATTAGATCCAAAAGATTGGGTTTTATTTCAGATCAATCTGAAATTCTTGTTCAAACCGGGAGTAATATGATGGTGACAAACAAGGAAGGCGAAATAGTTTTTACTACGGCTGTTAAGGATAATAGTGATTTTGGCAAGTCTATTGGGGATAGGGAGTATTTTATAAAGCTTAAAGAGTCTCAAAGCATTGTTTATAATTCCTTTGTCATGTTGTCAGATCCTGGCTCGATTGAGGAATCTTTAGTTAGAAACATTTCTAAAATAAAAAATAAAAAAGGTCAAATTCCTTATATATTAATAGGCATACCATTGAGAGATTTTGGTACAGGTGATATTTTTGGATATTTTATGTTTTTCTATTCAATGGATTATATACATAGATCTTTTAGGGGAATTAATTTTGGGATACTATCTAGTGGTCGCGCATTAGCTTATGATGCTACGGGTAGATTTGTTGTTCATCATACTGCATTGCCAGGCGATGTTTTAACCGATCTTAGTGCTTCTTATTCTAATATTCTTAAAAAGACATCTGAAGAGTTGTTACAAAAAAATAGAGAAATTTCAACTGTTTATTATTATGATCCTAATACTAGTAAAAAGTATGTGGGAATTAGCCAAAAGGTAGTATTAAACTTATCTAATAGCAAATTTATTGTCTTGATGAGAACTTCTGAGGATGATTTTTATTATATGTCACGAGCTACATCTTTAATTTTGGGGATTAGTTTTGCATTTACATTGCTTATTCTTGCTATTGCAACTCTTTATCTTGTGAAAAAGTTAAGTTCTTCTTTGAATAAGATATTAGAATATTCCGAACGACTTGCTTCTGGCAATTTTACTGCTGATGTTAATTTTGAAAAATGGGATGCTTTAGAATTGTATAGCTTGCACGAAGGTCTTGAACAATTGAGAACCAATTTTTCTTCAGTTGCAAAAGGGGTTATTGAAAATCTAGATTATCTTTATGAGAATGCGATTCAGATAGCAAATGCAAGCCAGAATCTAAGCTCTGGTGCTGTTGAGCAGGCTTCTACTTTGGAGCAAATGACAGCAAATATTGAGCAGATATCACAGGGTGTTTCTGAGAATACTGAAAATGCATCTACTACTGAGAAAATTGCTGTTAATACTAATGAGAGAACTAAAGAGGGGCATAAATCTGTTGTTAAAGCTATTGAGGCAATGACTATAATTACTGAAAAAATTGGAATTATTGATGAAATAACAAGGCAAACTAATTTGCTAGCTTTAAATGCTTCGATTGAGGCTGCACGAGTGGGAGAGAAGGGTAAAGGATTTGAAGTGGTGGCAGCTGAGGTTAGAAAGCTTGCAGATCAAAGCAAAGAATCGGCAAGAGAGATTATTGATATTGCAAACAGGAGCTTGACTGTTGCAAGTCGTGCTGGAGAAAATTTTGAGCAAATAGTTCCTGGTATGGAACAAACGGCTAGGCTTGTGAAAAATATTTCTAATGAAAGTTCTAAGCAGAGTGTTCAAATAGAGCAATTTAAAAATGCAATAGAGCAGGTTAGCCAATTAGTTCAGACTACAGCTTCAAGTAGCGAAGAACTTTCTGCGATGTCTGAAAAGATGCTAGAAAGTGTAAAAGATTTAAAAGAATCTGTTGATTATTTTAAGGTCGAAAAATAA
- a CDS encoding thiouridylase: MKIAVLLSGGVDSSVALYRIIKKGYESIKCYYLKIWLEDELSYIGNCPWQEDLNYVEAVCNKFKVPYEIINFQKEYYNKVVSYTIKELKNGNTPSPDIFCNQRIKFGAFFEKINEQYDLIVTGHYAKIQIKGKNFFLKQAKDKIKDQSYFLSHLSQKQISKLYLPLGNLLKSEVRQIAKSINLPNKERKDSQGICFLGKIKYNEFIKYHLGEKKGNIIEKETGKIIGIHNGYWFFTIGQRKGIKLSNGPWFVVEKDLEKNIIYISHNENYLKQAKRKFLVHEVHWINRRPSNFENFKIKIRHGEKKYPCKLKLIKNNLIEVSLNKKDCGISHGQFAIFYKNTECLGGAKIFKILE; this comes from the coding sequence ATGAAAATAGCCGTGCTTTTGTCTGGAGGAGTAGACAGTTCTGTTGCTCTTTATAGAATTATAAAAAAAGGATATGAAAGTATAAAATGCTACTATCTAAAAATTTGGCTTGAAGATGAACTGTCTTATATAGGCAACTGCCCTTGGCAAGAAGATTTAAATTATGTTGAAGCTGTGTGTAACAAATTTAAAGTACCTTATGAAATAATAAATTTTCAAAAAGAATATTATAACAAAGTAGTAAGCTATACCATTAAGGAACTAAAAAATGGCAATACTCCAAGTCCAGACATTTTTTGTAATCAAAGAATAAAGTTTGGAGCATTTTTTGAAAAAATAAATGAGCAGTATGATTTGATTGTCACAGGACATTACGCTAAAATACAAATAAAAGGTAAAAACTTTTTTTTAAAACAAGCAAAAGATAAAATTAAAGACCAAAGCTACTTTTTATCTCATCTCTCTCAAAAACAAATATCAAAACTATACCTTCCCTTAGGAAACTTGCTCAAAAGCGAAGTAAGACAAATAGCTAAAAGCATAAATTTACCTAACAAAGAAAGAAAAGACAGCCAGGGTATTTGCTTTTTAGGAAAAATCAAATATAACGAATTTATCAAGTATCATCTTGGCGAGAAAAAGGGCAATATAATCGAAAAAGAAACAGGGAAAATAATAGGAATTCATAACGGATATTGGTTTTTCACAATTGGACAAAGAAAAGGAATAAAACTAAGCAACGGACCGTGGTTTGTCGTAGAAAAAGACCTAGAAAAAAATATAATATACATCTCTCATAACGAAAATTATTTAAAACAAGCAAAACGTAAATTTTTAGTTCACGAAGTACATTGGATAAATAGAAGGCCTTCAAATTTTGAAAATTTCAAAATTAAAATAAGACATGGCGAAAAAAAATACCCTTGCAAATTAAAACTTATTAAAAATAACTTAATTGAGGTTTCTTTAAATAAAAAAGATTGTGGGATCTCACACGGTCAATTCGCAATATTTTATAAAAATACAGAGTGCCTAGGAGGTGCTAAAATCTTTAAAATCTTAGAATAA
- a CDS encoding 3-hydroxy-3-methylglutaryl-CoA synthase: MKIGISDIRIFLPFNYLDFSVLLENPLYSSNEVFFKKINRAIDSTLQKGFRFTSPNEDSVTMASSAVKLLFDNNNLDLSKIRMLLGGTETGVDHSKAISSYVFGALKQAGICLGNNFLTFQVQHACAGAAMSLHSVASVLSYSNDSEYGIVFSSDIAHYSNLTTAEITQGAGATAVLVEKNPKLLSINLSEFGVYTDDVDDFFRPFGSVEAKVRGQYSVECYNNANENALRDFAAKKQLSMRDLFSNYRFVLHVPFAKMPIDSMHYILKKYYSDDESVRNSYLESIDFYDGVEAAMEVGNLYTGSIFLSLAFYLKKVFSKKDISGEKILFCSYGSGNIMIIYEFTIEKGAFNIVKLWDLDGLIRNRNDASFEEYKDFFQNKIVPGESKGFYLKELRDDGYRVYGYRA; encoded by the coding sequence ATGAAAATAGGTATTAGTGATATTAGGATTTTTTTACCTTTTAATTACTTAGACTTTTCTGTCCTTTTAGAAAATCCTTTATATTCTTCTAATGAAGTTTTCTTTAAAAAAATCAACAGAGCAATAGATTCAACCTTGCAAAAAGGTTTTAGATTTACTAGTCCTAATGAAGACAGTGTAACTATGGCAAGTTCAGCTGTTAAACTTCTTTTTGATAACAATAATCTTGATTTAAGCAAAATTAGAATGCTTTTAGGTGGAACTGAGACAGGGGTAGATCATTCAAAGGCAATTTCTTCTTATGTTTTTGGAGCTTTAAAGCAGGCTGGTATTTGCTTAGGGAATAATTTTTTAACTTTTCAGGTGCAACATGCGTGCGCGGGTGCTGCAATGTCTTTACACAGCGTAGCAAGCGTTTTAAGCTATTCTAATGATTCTGAATATGGAATAGTTTTTTCTTCAGATATTGCGCATTATAGCAATCTTACTACGGCTGAGATTACCCAAGGAGCTGGTGCAACTGCAGTTCTTGTTGAGAAGAATCCAAAGCTTCTTTCTATCAATTTATCTGAATTTGGAGTTTATACCGACGATGTCGATGATTTTTTTAGACCTTTTGGGAGCGTTGAGGCTAAAGTGCGAGGTCAGTATTCAGTTGAATGTTACAATAATGCAAATGAAAATGCTTTAAGAGATTTTGCTGCTAAAAAACAGCTTAGCATGAGAGATTTATTTTCTAATTATCGATTTGTTTTGCATGTTCCTTTTGCTAAGATGCCGATAGATTCAATGCATTATATTTTAAAAAAATATTATAGTGATGACGAGTCTGTTAGAAATTCGTATCTAGAATCGATAGATTTTTATGATGGAGTTGAAGCTGCTATGGAAGTAGGGAATTTGTATACGGGTTCAATTTTTCTATCATTGGCATTTTATTTGAAAAAAGTATTTTCCAAGAAAGATATTTCAGGAGAAAAGATCTTGTTTTGTTCTTATGGATCTGGCAATATTATGATTATTTATGAATTTACCATTGAAAAAGGTGCTTTTAATATTGTTAAATTATGGGATCTTGATGGACTTATAAGAAATAGAAATGATGCAAGTTTTGAAGAATATAAAGATTTTTTTCAAAATAAAATAGTTCCTGGTGAATCTAAAGGATTTTATTTGAAAGAATTAAGGGATGATGGATACCGAGTTTATGGGTATCGAGCCTAA
- a CDS encoding isopentenyl pyrophosphate isomerase, with product MGIEPNILENKKRHIEICLNKSDVKSSCNFLKFIKLRHNALSDFNFSEIKIKEEIFGYSISMPVFISSMTGGSKEGNEFNKSLVKIANYLKIPIGLGSFKLLFKYPQYIRDFALKRYAPNIPLFANIGAVQIVEFGVSRVAEMIKRLEVDAIVVHLNAGQELMNANGDRNFKGIKESIAKLSDFLNIPLIVKETGFGISPNDVKELFKLGVSYVDLAGSGGTNWVLVEGLKGNNLNVATCFSDWGIPSIFTLLSIDNSLKSNIFASGGYETGMDIAKGIALGARLIGVAAVILRVFYDSGEDAIFSLFSEYEHVLKMSMFLSGSKSLSEFKNNKYFLSSYLLAELGVFKQFYGA from the coding sequence ATGGGTATCGAGCCTAATATATTAGAAAATAAAAAAAGGCATATTGAAATTTGTTTAAATAAAAGCGATGTTAAAAGCAGCTGTAATTTTTTAAAGTTTATTAAGCTAAGACATAATGCTCTTAGTGATTTTAATTTTTCTGAGATAAAGATAAAAGAAGAAATATTTGGATACAGTATTAGCATGCCTGTTTTTATTTCTTCTATGACAGGGGGTAGTAAGGAAGGGAATGAGTTTAATAAATCTTTGGTTAAAATTGCAAATTATTTAAAAATTCCTATTGGATTAGGCTCTTTTAAGCTTTTATTTAAATATCCCCAGTACATAAGAGACTTTGCCCTTAAAAGGTATGCTCCTAATATTCCTCTATTTGCAAATATTGGTGCTGTTCAGATTGTTGAGTTTGGTGTTTCTAGAGTAGCTGAAATGATCAAGAGATTGGAAGTTGATGCAATCGTTGTCCACCTTAATGCGGGGCAAGAGTTAATGAATGCTAATGGAGATAGAAATTTTAAAGGAATAAAAGAATCAATAGCTAAATTGTCTGACTTTTTAAATATTCCATTGATTGTTAAAGAGACAGGTTTTGGAATTTCGCCAAACGATGTTAAAGAATTGTTTAAGCTTGGTGTTTCTTATGTTGATCTTGCGGGGAGTGGTGGAACCAATTGGGTTTTAGTAGAAGGTCTGAAAGGGAATAACCTAAATGTGGCGACTTGTTTTTCTGATTGGGGCATTCCTTCGATTTTTACTTTGCTTAGTATTGATAATTCTCTAAAATCTAATATTTTTGCATCTGGTGGGTATGAGACAGGCATGGATATTGCTAAAGGTATTGCTCTTGGAGCTAGGCTTATAGGCGTTGCTGCAGTTATTCTTAGAGTTTTTTACGATTCAGGAGAAGATGCAATATTTAGTCTTTTTTCTGAATATGAGCATGTTTTAAAAATGTCTATGTTTTTAAGTGGAAGCAAGAGCTTATCAGAATTTAAAAATAATAAGTATTTTTTAAGTAGCTATTTGCTTGCTGAGCTTGGAGTTTTTAAGCAGTTTTATGGAGCTTAG
- a CDS encoding 3-hydroxy-3-methylglutaryl-CoA reductase, translating to MELSKNFRHKSVLEKKQEIKSFLGLSFKDFFYNNANEDFLLNMVENYIGYLSVPIGIVKNLKINGKYYSLPIATEESSVVAALNFASKILENANLKYSLGEVLGISQIYIKSEKDLSKIFVGLDSKIKIWIDPLLTNMNQRGGGFKRLSTKYIKELGVQKLNLYLDTCDAMGANLLNSIAEHVAKCIFLEFGYECILKVLSNDISDFTTKARFVLDFKHLLSNREDSWNLAKKIEIISSIGFYEEERAVTNNKGIMNGITGVCLATLNDTRALEAVVHRFASKSGKYLPLSKFYTIDNALVGEIEIPLQVGIRGGVTSSNEASILSFKIMNVHSKNEFIGILSCVGLASNFAALRALAFDGIQKGHMRLHVNKILYLLKTKCNISDFEKDKLLLEMEKVGIYSFEFAFKILKRIRLENESEVQS from the coding sequence ATGGAGCTTAGCAAAAATTTTAGACATAAAAGTGTTTTAGAAAAAAAACAAGAGATAAAAAGTTTTTTAGGTTTATCTTTTAAAGATTTTTTTTATAATAATGCCAATGAAGATTTTCTTTTAAATATGGTAGAAAATTATATTGGATATTTATCCGTTCCTATTGGAATTGTAAAAAATTTGAAGATAAATGGCAAATACTATTCTTTGCCTATTGCAACAGAAGAATCTTCTGTTGTTGCTGCCTTGAATTTTGCATCAAAAATTCTTGAAAATGCTAATTTAAAGTATTCTTTGGGCGAAGTGTTAGGAATTTCTCAAATTTATATAAAGTCTGAAAAAGATTTGAGTAAAATTTTTGTTGGTCTTGATAGTAAAATCAAAATTTGGATTGACCCTCTTTTAACTAATATGAATCAAAGAGGGGGTGGATTTAAAAGATTATCAACTAAGTATATTAAGGAGCTTGGTGTTCAGAAATTAAATCTTTATTTGGACACCTGTGATGCTATGGGTGCTAATTTGCTAAACTCAATTGCAGAGCATGTAGCAAAATGTATTTTTTTGGAGTTTGGATATGAGTGCATTTTAAAAGTTTTAAGCAATGATATTAGCGATTTTACAACTAAAGCTCGCTTTGTTTTAGATTTTAAGCACTTGTTATCAAATAGAGAGGATTCTTGGAATTTGGCTAAAAAAATTGAAATTATTTCTAGTATAGGCTTTTATGAAGAGGAGCGAGCTGTTACTAATAATAAAGGCATTATGAATGGAATAACAGGGGTGTGTCTTGCAACTTTAAACGATACAAGAGCTCTTGAAGCCGTTGTTCACAGATTTGCTTCAAAAAGCGGGAAATATCTTCCCCTTAGTAAATTTTATACTATTGATAATGCTTTGGTTGGAGAAATTGAAATTCCTTTGCAAGTTGGAATTAGAGGTGGGGTTACATCTTCTAACGAAGCTTCAATTTTAAGTTTTAAAATTATGAATGTGCACAGTAAGAATGAATTTATTGGCATTCTCTCTTGTGTAGGGCTTGCTAGTAATTTTGCTGCATTAAGAGCTCTTGCATTTGATGGGATTCAAAAAGGGCATATGAGATTACATGTTAATAAAATATTATATCTTTTAAAGACAAAGTGTAATATTTCTGATTTTGAGAAGGACAAATTATTATTAGAAATGGAAAAAGTGGGTATTTATTCTTTTGAGTTTGCTTTTAAAATTTTAAAGAGAATAAGGCTAGAGAATGAAAGTGAAGTGCAAAGCTAA
- a CDS encoding diphosphomevalonate decarboxylase produces the protein MKVKCKANANLALIKYWGKKDVFLNIPATSSFAVSIDEFYSISELELSNQDEIILNSKPVILQNREKLFFDYARKILNEPNVRFKIKSENNFPTAAGLASSSSGFASIAACILKYFNKYSFNIASDLARVGSASAARSIYGGFTILKEGSKESFQLRDQSYFNDLRIIFAIVDTNEKELSSRVAMGICKQQGFYYDAWIASSKHIFKDALYFFLKKDFIHFGANIVKSYQNMFALMFASSIFYFKSSTIDLIKYAANLRSEGIFVFETMDAGPQVKFLCLEENLNAILKGLKQNFADINFIVSKVGCGLEWI, from the coding sequence ATGAAAGTGAAGTGCAAAGCTAATGCAAATTTGGCTTTAATTAAATATTGGGGAAAGAAAGATGTTTTTTTAAATATTCCGGCAACTTCTAGCTTTGCTGTTAGTATTGATGAATTTTATTCAATAAGTGAGCTTGAACTTTCAAATCAAGATGAAATAATTTTAAATTCAAAGCCTGTTATATTGCAAAATAGAGAAAAGTTATTTTTTGATTATGCAAGAAAAATTCTTAACGAACCAAATGTTAGATTTAAAATTAAAAGTGAAAACAATTTTCCAACAGCAGCAGGTCTTGCAAGTTCAAGTTCAGGTTTTGCTTCTATTGCTGCTTGTATTTTAAAATATTTTAATAAATATTCTTTTAATATTGCGTCGGATCTTGCAAGAGTGGGCTCAGCTTCTGCAGCAAGGTCTATTTACGGAGGGTTTACTATTTTAAAAGAAGGTTCAAAAGAATCTTTTCAGTTGAGAGATCAATCTTATTTTAATGATTTGCGCATAATATTTGCCATAGTTGATACTAATGAAAAAGAATTATCCTCAAGAGTTGCAATGGGTATTTGCAAACAGCAAGGATTTTATTATGATGCTTGGATTGCTTCTAGTAAACATATTTTTAAAGATGCTTTATATTTTTTTTTAAAAAAAGATTTTATACATTTTGGAGCAAATATTGTAAAAAGTTATCAGAATATGTTTGCCTTAATGTTTGCATCTTCTATTTTTTATTTTAAAAGTAGTACAATAGATTTAATTAAATATGCTGCTAATTTGAGAAGTGAGGGAATTTTTGTGTTTGAAACAATGGATGCAGGTCCGCAGGTAAAGTTTCTTTGTTTAGAAGAAAATTTAAATGCCATTTTAAAAGGACTTAAGCAGAATTTTGCTGATATTAATTTTATTGTTTCAAAGGTTGGATGTGGCTTAGAATGGATTTGA
- a CDS encoding phosphomevalonate kinase, with the protein MDLISFSVPGNLLLMGEYTILEEKGLGLAIAINKRAFFSFKKSDSWRFFSKKKEIDDFSLIENKNDFVFKMFAYLNQNYFFNLESFSYDVYIDTSNFFFNDGIKKGFGSSAVVAIGIVCGLFLISNATNVVEKDKIFRYCLEAYRHSQGGIGSGYDIATSIFGGVVKFEGGFTPKYRRLDAVEFNDFYLMQGLQAVKTTTSICEYNKHRDSILDFIFKCNLEMKKLVLSIGSSKSVLIASLKRAKELGLAIGEAIGVSAALPSSLEHLQDKCDLIKALGAGNETFLVYRPNIRAFDLSKIIPIVLEHESIKFESIKCQG; encoded by the coding sequence ATGGATTTGATTAGTTTTTCTGTACCTGGAAACTTGCTTTTAATGGGGGAATATACTATCTTGGAGGAAAAGGGATTGGGATTAGCAATTGCCATCAACAAGAGAGCATTTTTTTCATTTAAAAAGAGCGATTCTTGGCGTTTTTTTAGCAAAAAGAAAGAGATAGACGATTTTTCTTTAATAGAGAATAAAAATGATTTTGTTTTTAAAATGTTTGCTTACTTAAATCAAAATTATTTTTTTAATTTAGAAAGTTTTTCATATGATGTTTATATTGATACAAGCAATTTTTTCTTTAATGATGGTATTAAAAAGGGATTTGGGTCAAGTGCTGTTGTTGCTATTGGCATAGTATGTGGACTTTTTTTAATTTCTAATGCTACTAATGTTGTTGAAAAAGATAAAATTTTTAGATATTGTTTAGAAGCTTACAGGCATTCTCAAGGGGGAATAGGCAGTGGGTATGATATTGCTACCAGTATTTTTGGGGGTGTTGTTAAGTTTGAAGGTGGTTTTACTCCTAAGTACAGACGGTTAGATGCTGTAGAATTTAATGATTTTTATTTGATGCAGGGTTTACAAGCAGTTAAAACCACTACTTCTATTTGTGAGTACAATAAACACAGAGATTCTATTTTAGATTTTATATTTAAATGCAATTTGGAGATGAAAAAACTTGTTTTAAGTATTGGTAGTTCTAAATCTGTATTAATTGCTAGTTTAAAAAGGGCTAAAGAATTAGGATTGGCAATTGGAGAGGCAATAGGAGTTTCTGCGGCTTTGCCCTCAAGTCTTGAGCATCTTCAGGATAAATGTGATTTGATTAAGGCTTTGGGAGCTGGAAATGAAACGTTTTTAGTTTACAGGCCCAATATTAGAGCTTTTGATTTGTCAAAGATTATTCCAATCGTTTTAGAGCATGAAAGCATTAAATTTGAAAGCATAAAATGTCAAGGATAA